The DNA window GCTCGACGACCCGGACAACACCGAGGCGATTCTCGACGTCGTCTCCGTGGCCTCCACTGACGACCCGGAGCAGCTGACCGGCCTGCGCGACTACGTGGAGCGGATGAAGGACGGCCAGACCGACATCTACTACATGACCGGCGAGTCCCGGTCGATGATCGAGAACTCGCCGCACATGGAGGCGTTCCGGGCCAAGGGTTACGAGGTGCTGATCCTCACCGACCCGGTGGACGAGGTCTGGGTCGACCGCGTCGGCCAGTTCGACGGCAAGCCGCTGCGCTCGATCGCCAAGGGCCAGGTCGACCTGGACACCGAGGAGGAGAAGAAGGAGGCGGAGTCCGCGCGTGAGCAGCAGCGCCAGGAGTACGCCGACCTGCTGTCGTGGATGACGGAGAAGCTGCGCGACAACGTCAAGGAGGTTCGGCTCTCCACCCGGCTGACCACCTCGCCGGCCTGCGTGGTCGGCGACGCCCACGACATCACCCCGACGCTGGAGAAGATGTACCGGGCGATGGGGCACGAGGTGCCGCAGGTCAAGCGGATCCTGGAGCTGAACCCGGGCCACCCGCTGGTGGAGGGGCTGCGCAAGGCCCACGAGCAGGGCGCCGAGTCCGACGCGGTCGCCGAGACCGCGGAGCTGCTGTACGGCATGGCGCTGCTGGCCGAGGGCGGCGAGCTGGCCGACCCGTCCCGGTTCACCCGCGTCCTCGCCGACCGGCTGGCTCGCACCCTGTAGGGCCGCGGCGGGCAGGTACGAACCGGCCGGCGCCAGGGAGGCGCCGGCCGGTCCTGCCGCTCGTGCCCGCCCCGTGCCGCCTTCGCGATCGCCGGTTCCGAGACCGCCAGGATCCACCACGCCGGGTGGGTACTTCCTGTGGAGCTGATGTCGTGGACGAATCGGCGGAGCGCCGGGCGATGTCGTGGCCGACTGGGCCAGCGACCGCCACACTGACCTGTGTGGGGGGTGACTCACGTTCGCGATGTGCGGGATCGGACGGACACTACGCTGCGTCACCGTCCGGCCCGGGGGCGGCCTGGTCCGAGTCGGTCCGTCGGGCGTCATGCACGGTCTGCGCGGCTGCGGAACTCGACTGTGGAGCCCGTCGCCCGAGCGGGTGAAGAAGGTAACAATAGGTGGGCGACCGTCGCGGAGGGTGCCTAACGTCGGTCGGGTCCGCGAACGTGGACACCACGGTCGGTAACGCCTAATCCTGCCGCCGGCCGTCGGCACCTTGTCCTCAGGCAGGAGCGGGGGACCCAACGTTCCTCGGTGCACCGTCACCTCGGGGTGAAGCCGCCACCGGCGGCCGGGCTCCTCGGCCCGAACCCGACAGCTCACCTCGTCGGCGTGGAGGATCACCATGGCAACTGGATACATCGCCCGCCACCGTCGGGTGACCGCTCGCCGTGCCGCCGTCGGGACCGTCGCGGCGGGCGCCGTCGCCGGCGCCGTCGCCCTGTTCGGGCCGGCCGCCCCGGCCCAGGCCGCGGTCAACTGGGACGCCATCGCCCAGTGCGAGTCCGGCAACAACTGGCACATCAACACCGGCAACGGCTACTACGGGGGCCTGCAGTTCTCGCAGAGCACCTGGGCCGGCTACGGCGGCAAGAAGTACGCCGCGCGCGCCGACCTGGCGACCCGCAGCGAGCAGATCCGCATCGCCGAGAAGGTGCTCCGGGGCCAGGGCATCGGGGCGTGGCCGACCTGCGGCAAGAAGGGCGGCTCGACCAAGAAGTACAGCCCGAAGTCGGAGACGAAGGCCGCCCCGAAGAAGGAGCGGTCCTCGCGTACCGAGAAGCCGGCGTCGCGGAGCAAGCGGGACACCACGAAGAGCACCCCGTCCACCGGCGGCGGCCGGACGTACGTGGTGCGGTCGGGGGACACCCTGTCGGAGATCGCGCAGGCCAAGGGCGTCGGGGGCGGCTGGCACGCGCTGTGGGAGAAGAACAGGCGGGTCCTGGGCGACCGGCCCAACCTGATCTTCCCCGGCCAGCGGCTCAGCCTCTGACACCCGCTCACCGGGCCGGTTCGGGCCGGTGACCCGCACCGAAGCGCCCGGCCGGTACTCCGGCCGGGCGCTTCCGGGTCCCGAGGCCGGTACGCGTGGACTCCGGGCCGGCTGGGTAACACGGGCGAGCATGAGCACCAGCACGCTGACCAGGCCCGACGAGGCCGCTCCGGACCGCGTCGGCATCGTCGCCGTCGTCGCCCACCGGAAGAAGACCCTCGGCGGCGGCCTCGACGAGCTGCGCGCCACGCTGGTCGACGCCGGCGTCGACGACCTGCTCTGGTACGAGGTGCCCAAGAGCCGCAAGGCGCCGAAGAAGGTCCGCAAGGCGCTGGAGAGGGGCGCCGGGCTGGTCTTCGTGTGGGGCGGCGACGGCATGGTGCAGCGCTGCGCCGACGCCCTCGCCGGCAGCGGCGTGCCGATGGCGATCCTGCCCGCCGGGACGGCGAACCTCTTCGCCACCAACCTCGGCGTCCCGGCCGACCTGCCGGGGCGGTGCGGGTGGGCCTGGGCGGGCGGCGGCGCCGGCTCGACCTGGGCCGGCTCAACGGCGAGCACTTCGCGGTGATGGCCGGTGCCGGCTTCGACGGCGAGCTGATCGGCGAGGCCGACCGCCGGCTCAAGGGCCGGCTGGGCCGCCTCGCGTACGTGTGGACGGGGCTGCGGCACGTCCGCGGCGAGCTGGTCCGCACCCGGATCCGGGTGGACGGGTCCGACTGGTTCGACGGCGAGGCGAGCTGCGTGCTGTTCGGCAACGTCGGCACGATCACCGGGGGCATCCCCGCGTTCGACGACGCCCGCCCCGACGACGGCGCGCTGGAGGTGGGGGTGGCCACGGCGGCCGGCGCGGTGGACTGGGCGCGGACGCTGGGCCGGATGGCCGCCGGCCGCTCCGACGAGTCGCCGTTCGTGCGGATCACCCGGGGCCGGAAGATCAAGGTACGGTTCGCCGCGCCGCGGACGTACGAGCTGGACGGCGGGGCGCGGGCGGAGACGAAGCGGCTGAAGGTCAGGGTGGCGCCCGGGGCGCTGACCGTCTGCTGCCCCGACGACTGAGGGTCAGCGCGGGGCCGCCCGCGCGGCCAGCGGGCGGGCCCGGCGTAGCACCGCCGGCAGCCGCCGGGACGCCAGCCGGGCGAGCGCCGCGCAGCCGATCCCGACGGCCAGGGACGCGACCAGTGCCGCCCACCGCGACCACGGGGCGACCAGCGGCCATACCTGCCAGTGCGTGAGGTGGACGTACAGCGAACCGCCGGCCAGCAGCGCCGCCGCCCGGTTGACCGCCCGCCGGCTCGGCAGCGCCGGCACCCAGACCAGCAGCGCGAACCCGGCCACGACCAGCGCCTCCCGCGCCGGCTCGCCGAAGAACCCGGGCACCGTGAGCACGGCGCCGGCGGTCACCGCGAGGCGCCGTCCGGTGGTGTCGGCCCGGGCCGCGGCCCAGCCGGCGAGCGGCAGCGCGAACGGCAGCCGCCGCTCCAGCCGGTCCACCGCCGGCACGGCCAGCACTGGCTGCTGGCGCTGGCGTACGCGACGCTGTTCCTGCCGCTGGCCGTCGGCGCGGTCGCGTCCGCCGCCGCGCAGAGCCCGACCGCCGTGGAGGAGGCCGCCCGGTCGCTGGGCCGGGGACCGTTCGCGGTGTTCCGCACGGTCACCCTGCCGCTGACCCTGCCCGGCATCGGCGCCGGCGCGGCGCTGACGTTCCTCACCTGCATGAAGGAACTCCCGGCCACGCTGCTGCTGCGGCCCACCGGAATGGACACCCTGGCCACCGAGCTGTGGACGCACACCTCGACCGCCGCGTACGCCGCCGCGGCCCCGTACGCGGCCATCCTCGTCGCGCTCGCCGCCGTGCCCACCTGGCTGCTCGCGGCCCGCACCGGACTCACCGACCCCGGAGGCACCCGGCGCGATCACGGTCGCCGGCCGGCCGGTGCTCGGGACCGCGTGCACGTCCCGGCGCACCGCCGCCGCGTCGCCGTCGTGCCGCAGGAGGGGGCGCTGTTCCCGCACCTGTCCGTCGCGGACAACGTCGGCTACGGCCTGGACCGGGCCGCCCGCCGCTCCGGCCGGGTCGAGGAGGTGCTCGACCTGGTCGGCCTCGCCGGGTACGGCGCGCGGATGCCGCACCAGCTCTCCGGCGGCCAGCAGCAGCGGGTCGCGGTGGCCCGGGCGCTGGCGCCCCGGCCGCCGCTGGTGCTGCTGGACGAGCCGTTCAGCGCCCTGGACGCGAAGCTGCGCGCCGAGCTGCGGGCCGACGTGCGGCAGGCGCTGCGCGCCGACGGCGCCACCGGCGTGCTGGTCACCCACGACCAGGGCGAGGCGCTGTCCGCTCGCCCCGTCCGGCGGGGCACCCGCGACCGTGGTCCGGCAGGACTTCCACGGGCGCGACGCGCTGACCACGCTGCGCCTCGACGACGGCACCGTGCTGACCGCCCGGACCCTCGACGAGGGCACCGGCCTGGCCGCCGGCGCCCAGGTCGCGGTCGCGGTGCGGGGGCAGGTCCGGGCGTACGCCGGATAGCCGCCAGGGCCCCTACCGGCGCGGGCCGGCCAGCCGGAGCGCGTTGCAGACGTCGACGACGTCGGGCACGCTCCACGCCAGCTCCCCGGCGGCCCGGCGGGTCTGCGGGTCGGCGACGACGCCGGAGAGGATGACCACGCGGTTCTGCACGGCGATGCAGACGTGCCGGTGCCGGCTGGTCCAGCCGTCGCCGAACCGCCGGGCCACCGCGGCGGCGATCCGGGCGTCGTCGTCCGTCGGCCCGGGCTCGTCCGGCCAGGAGCGGTCGTCGGGGTACGGCCAGGGCATGACCACGGAAGGTGCCTCTCTGGACTGGTCGGGCCGGCGACGCCGGGCGGCGGTCAGGTATGGGCGCAGGGGACGGCGGGGAGCGGCCCGGCCGGGGCCGGTGAGAGTCGGGCGAGCGCCGCGGCGGGACTGTCGAACAGCGGGAACGCCCCGGTC is part of the Micromonospora olivasterospora genome and encodes:
- a CDS encoding transglycosylase family protein: MATGYIARHRRVTARRAAVGTVAAGAVAGAVALFGPAAPAQAAVNWDAIAQCESGNNWHINTGNGYYGGLQFSQSTWAGYGGKKYAARADLATRSEQIRIAEKVLRGQGIGAWPTCGKKGGSTKKYSPKSETKAAPKKERSSRTEKPASRSKRDTTKSTPSTGGGRTYVVRSGDTLSEIAQAKGVGGGWHALWEKNRRVLGDRPNLIFPGQRLSL
- a CDS encoding diacylglycerol/lipid kinase family protein, which codes for MSTSTLTRPDEAAPDRVGIVAVVAHRKKTLGGGLDELRATLVDAGVDDLLWYEVPKSRKAPKKVRKALERGAGLVFVWGGDGMVQRCADALAGSGVPMAILPAGTANLFATNLGVPADLPGRCGWAWAGGGAGSTWAGSTASTSR
- a CDS encoding diacylglycerol/lipid kinase family protein; the protein is MRVGLGGRRRRLDLGRLNGEHFAVMAGAGFDGELIGEADRRLKGRLGRLAYVWTGLRHVRGELVRTRIRVDGSDWFDGEASCVLFGNVGTITGGIPAFDDARPDDGALEVGVATAAGAVDWARTLGRMAAGRSDESPFVRITRGRKIKVRFAAPRTYELDGGARAETKRLKVRVAPGALTVCCPDD
- a CDS encoding BON domain-containing protein, with the protein product MPWPYPDDRSWPDEPGPTDDDARIAAAVARRFGDGWTSRHRHVCIAVQNRVVILSGVVADPQTRRAAGELAWSVPDVVDVCNALRLAGPRR